One window of Quercus robur chromosome 5, dhQueRobu3.1, whole genome shotgun sequence genomic DNA carries:
- the LOC126725279 gene encoding putative leucine-rich repeat receptor-like serine/threonine-protein kinase At2g19230 translates to MGGVYGNKWSLDSMMWLTFASVFGLWAFTVSSANLVSEREFGNYKHGRRKLDDTGGSISIDCGILDDFGYTDDKTEIEYISDKYIDSGENKNISSKFNLETLQKYLWNVRSFPQGNRNCYTIRPHEGKDTNYFIRATFMYGNYDEQDKLPEFDLYIGVNLWDKVKFENESHIVIKEIIHFSLVDDINVCLLNTGSGTPFISALELRHFHNSTYEISSNKSLALYSRFDVGSTAGRIIRYKDDVYDRMWFPYNTPQSIPFNTSFAIDSATQFQYKLPSIVMATAVKPMNNVSLDFEVDIVDPILQCYIYLHFAELDKLQENEYREFNINLNGKPWLEASVVPNYLYSTTIYSTVPVRGPKLKFSINKTENSTLPPILNAMEVYIVKDFFQAPTDQEDVIAIMDIKVSNGVTKIWQGDPCLPRPAWDGLNCKDNGYEPPIIISLNLGSSGLTGKISPSMARFKSLEYLDLSNNSLTGPLPEFLSQMPNLRTLNLSGNELFGSVPSALLERSNNGFLSLSVDGNPDLCLMAPCKKEKKNFVVPLIAATVSALVVLTMLVVCWRCKRKQAAKQLPRTHQGGRPLKSDNRQFTYSEVVSITNNFQKIVGKGGFGTVYLGCLSDGMQVAVKMLSPSSTDGSNQFLTEAQLLMRVHHRNLTSFVGYCNEGTNFGIIYEYMEYGNLEEHLSDKTRDALSWKERLQIAVDAAQGLEYLHHGCKPPIIHRDVKTANILVNEKLQAKIADFGFSKFFTEGQSHLSTAIVGTMGYLDPEYYTSNRLTERSDVYSFGIVLLELITGKRAIIKSHNKDNTNIVDWVSPLLARGDIRNIIDPRMPGNFDTNSVWKAVETAIACVPLISIQRPSMSHVVIELKECLEIEKAHEQDCGPMTKSFNDTFEVNPLGLEMDMVPQAR, encoded by the exons ATGGGTGGGGTATATGGAAACAAATGGTCTCTGGATTCAATGATGTGGTTAACTTTTGCATCGGTGTTTGGCTTGTGGGCATTTACTGTAAGTTCAGCTAATTTGGTTTCAGAGAGGGAGTTTGGTAATTACAAACATGGTAGAAGGAAACTAGACGACACAGGAG GTTCCATAAGCATTGATTGTGGGATTCTGGATGATTTCGGATACACTGATGACAAAACTGAGATAGAATACATTTCAGACAAATACATTGACTCTGGAGAGAATAAGAACATATCTTCCAAGTTCAATCTTGAAACCCTTCAAAAATATCTATGGAATGTTAGAAGTTTTCCTCAGGGAAACAGGAATTGCTACACCATTAGACCTCATGAAGGCAAAGATACTAACTACTTCATCAGAGCCACCTTCATGTATGGGAATTATGATGAGCAGGACAAGTTGCCAGAATTTGATCTATATATTGGAGTTAATCTTTGGGACAAAGTAAAGTTTGAGAATGAATCTCATATTGTCATCAAGGAGATTATACATTTTTCTTTGGTGGATGACATAAATGTTTGCCTCTTGAATACTGGCTCAGGAACTCCTTTCATATCAGCACTAGAGCTGAGGCACTTCCATAATTCAACTTATGAAATCTCATCTAATAAATCCTTGGCTCTGTACAGTCGTTTCGATGTTGGTTCAACAGCTGGTCGAATAATCCG GTACAAAGATGATGTTTATGATCGAATGTGGTTTCCTTATAACACTCCTCAGTCGATACCGTTCAACACCTCCTTTGCTATTGATAGCGCGACTCAATTTCAATATAAACTGCCATCAATTGTCATGGCCACGGCAGTTAAACCCATGAATAATGTTTCCCTTGATTTTGAAGTGGATATTGTTGATCCCATTTTACAGTGTTACATATACCTGCATTTTGCCGAACTTGATAAACTCCAAGAGAATGAATACAGAGAATTCAACATTAATCTAAATGGTAAACCCTGGCTGGAAGCCAGTGTTGTTCCTAATTACCTGTATTCAACTACTATATATAGCACCGTGCCAGTGAGGGGACCTAAGCTCAAATTTTCTATTAACAAGACAGAAAATTCCACCCTTCCTCCTATTCTCAATGCAATGGAAGTTTACATAGTGAAAGACTTCTTCCAAGCACCAACAGACCAAGAAGATG TTATTGCCATCATGGACATCAAAGTGAGCAATGGGGTAACTAAAATCTGGCAAGGAGATCCATGTCTGCCACGACCTGCATGGGATGGCCTGAATTGCAAAGACAATGGTTACGAGCCCCCTATAATCATCTCCTT GAATCTAGGCTCAAGTGGATTGACAGGAAAGATATCTCCTTCAATGGCTAGGTTTAAATCATTAGAGTACCT GGATTTATCAAACAATAGCTTAACAGGACCACTACCAgaatttttgtcacaaatgcCAAACTTAAGAACCCT GAATTTGTCAGGAAACGAACTCTTTGGTTCAGTTCCTTCCGCTCTCCTAGAAAGATCAAATAATGGTTTTCTGTCATTGAG TGTGGATGGAAATCCAGACCTTTGTTTGATGGCTCCAtgcaaaaaggagaaaaagaattttGTTGTCCCGTTAATTGCAGCCACTGTCTCAGCTCTAGTTGTCTTAACTATGCTAGTTGTTTGTTGGCGCTGCAAAAGAAAACAAG CTGCAAAGCAACTTCCAAGAACTCACCAAGGAGGCAGGCCACTGAAGTCAGACAATCGACAATTCACATACTCTGAGGTTGTAAGTATAACTAACAACTTTCAGAAAATTGTTGGGAAAGGGGGATTTGGAACGGTATACCTTGGATGCCTAAGTGATGGCATGCAAGTTGCAGTCAAAATGCTCTCTCCATCATCAACTGATGGCTCAAACCAATTTCTCACAGAG GCTCAGCTCTTGATGCGGGTTCATCATAGAAACTTAACTTCCTTTGTTGGATACTGCAATGAGGGTACAAATTTTGGGATCATCTATGAGTACATGGAGTATGGGAACTTAGAAGAGCATCTATCAG ATAAAACAAGAGACGCTTTGAGTTGGAAAGAGAGACTTCAGATTGCAGTTGATGCGGCACAAG GCCTGGAGTACTTGCATCATGGTTGCAAACCACCTATAATTCACAGAGATGTGAAGACAGCCAACATTTTAGTGAATGAAAAACTGCAGGCCAAGATAGCTGATTTTGGTTTCTCAAAATTCTTCACTGAAGGTCAAAGTCATTTATCCACTGCTATTGTTGGCACGATGGGTTACCTTGATCCAGA ATACTACACTTCCAACAGGTTAACTGAGAGAAGTGATGTGTACAGCTTTGGAATTGTACTTTTGGAGCTGATCACAGGCAAGAGAGCAATAATAAAAAGCCATAACAAGGATAACACTAATATTGTTGATTGGGTTAGCCCCCTTCTTGCTAGAGGGGATATAAGAAATATCATTGATCCGAGAATGCCTGGAAATTTTGACACAAATTCGGTTTGGAAGGCAGTAGAGACAGCAATAGCATGTGTGCCGTTAATTTCCATCCAAAGGCCAAGCATGAGCCATGTGGTGATTGAATTGAAGGAGTGCTTGGAGATAgaaaaggctcatgaacaagatTGTGGTCCAATGACGAAATCATTCAACGACACATTTGAAGTGAACCCTTTGGGCCTTGAGATGGATATGGTTCCCCAGGCAAGGTAG